A window of the Hordeum vulgare subsp. vulgare chromosome 5H, MorexV3_pseudomolecules_assembly, whole genome shotgun sequence genome harbors these coding sequences:
- the LOC123395108 gene encoding E3 SUMO-protein ligase SIZ2-like, with amino-acid sequence MKPESADDAVLAGCKGKLKHFRIKELKDVLHLLGLSKQGKKQELVDKILAILSDQQDQVPQLNGLTKKPAVEKETVLKIVDETFRKLHSPANSAAASANQIDSGQSVKPKKKLNGSAQKDVKVRCPCGNSMASASMIKCDNPQCNVWQHVGCVIISEKSAESVPQELPSSFYCDICRISKADPFWVTINHPLLPTSIAPSKIATDGSSTIQYLEKTFPLSRANREMLQKADYDIQVWCILLDDQVPFRMNWPLHSDMQINGIEVRVVNRQPTQQLGANGRDDGPVLTEYCKEGPNKIVLSGSDSRMFSLGVRIAKRRSLQEVLKLVPKEHDGEKFDHALARVRRCVGGGAEADNADSDSDIEVVADRVSVNLRCPMTGSRIKIAGRFKPCVHMGCFDLEAFVELNQRSRKWQCPICLKNYSLDNIIIDPYFNRITSLIQSCEDDVSEIDVKPDGSWRVKGGAELKDLTRWHLPDGTLSVATNIGSKINASIVKHEVKEESLSDQLGSRIKLGIRKNNNGKWEITKRGDVNLTQSSDGDHPEHFKNGNCITPTSNNDHEDTEDLEPGQYDYPMGNVHDLDSSPIDEHVPAVSREQDIIVLSDSDDDNVTVLSPNALNSSSADDTGDPFPPNPPETSGTCEEQPGGGLDEASFLTFSEDFDDLAQLSFWQYPSNPQDDPGLKFTKNLGEMQNNTANHQPLHEPAAAAAANLPEHGHNNCVDESQASVASNCVDESLITVKNASQKRRNPEDGMTALDASVLDDGLPGKRPSGSSSLPWQQRSVRPRLILAIDSDSE; translated from the exons ATGAAGCCGGAGTCTGCCGACGATGCAGTGCTCGCCGGTTGCAAG GGCAAGTTGAAGCACTTCCGAATAAAAGAGCTAAAAGATGTCCTGCATCTGCTTGGACTTTCAAAGCAAGGAAAGAAGCAG GAATTGGTGGACAAGATCTTAGCAATACTATCTGATCAACAGGATCAAG TACCACAACTGAATGGCTTAACAAAGAAACCGGCGGTTGAAAAAGAAACCGTGTTGAAAATAGTTGATGAAACCTTTAG GAAACTGCACAGTCCTGCAAATTCTGCTGCAGCCTCAGCAAATCAAATTGATTCAGGACAAAGTGTGAAGCCTAAAAAAAAGTTAAATGGTTCTGCTCAAAAGGATGTCAAGGTCCGTTGTCCTTGTGGTAACTCCATGGCCAGTGCATCCATGATAAAG TGTGATAATCCACAATGCAATGTTTGGCAACATGTTGGTTGTGTTATCATATCTGAGAAGTCTGCAGAGAGTGTTCCTCAAGAATTACCTTCCAGCTTCTACTGTGATATCTGTCGAATTAGTAAGGCCGATCC TTTCTGGGTCACTATCAATCATCCGTTACTTCCAACATCAATAGCTCCTTCTAAAATAGCGACTGATGG GTCATCTACTATACAGTATCTCGAGAAAACCTTTCCATTATCAAGAGCTAATAGGGAAATGCTACAGAAAGCTGATTATGACATTCAG GTTTGGTGCATCCTTCTTGATGACCAAGTTCCTTTCAGGATGAACTGGCCTTTACACTCTGATATGCAAATTAATG gTATTGAAGTTAGGGTTGTCAACAGGCAACCTACACAGCAGTTAGGGGCCAATGGTAGAGATGATGGTCCTGTA TTAACGGAATATTGCAAAGAAGGACCTAACAAAATTGTTCTATCTGGAAGTGACTCCCGCATGTTTTCTCTGGGTGTTAGAATTGCCAAGAGGAGGTCTCTGCAGGAG GTCCTAAAGTTGGTGCCTAAGGAACATGATGGCGAGAAGTTTGATCATGCCCTTGCTCGTGTGCGGCGTTGTGTTGGTGGTGGAGCTGAGGCAGATAATGCTGACAGTGATAGTGATATTGAGGTTGTGGCTGACAGGGTCTCTGTGAATCTCCGATGCCCG ATGACTGGCTCAAGGATTAAGATAGCTGGCAGGTTTAAACCCTGTGTCCACATGGGTTGCTTTGATTTAGAAGCTTTTGTGGAACTTAATCAACGTTCACGGAAG TGGCAATGCCCAATTTGCCTGAAGAATTATTCTCTGGACAACATAATCATTGATCCATATTTCAACCGAATCACTTCGCTG ATCCAAAGCTGCGAAGATGATGTATCTGAAATTGATGTCAAGCCTGATGGTTCCTGGAGGGTCAAGGGTGGAGCTGAGCTGAAGGATCTTACGAGGTGGCATTTACCAGATGGTACTCTCTCTGTGGCCACCAACATAGGGTCCAAGATCAACGCAAGTATCGTAAAACATGAGGTTAAAGAAGAGTCTCTTTCTGACCAGCTGGGCTCCCGTATCAAGTTGGGAATTAGGAAAAACAACAACGGCAAGTGGGAAATTACCAAGAGAGGTGATGTTAACTTGACGCAATCTTCTGATGGTGACCACCCAGAGCACTTTAAAAATGGAAACTGCATTACTCCTACAAGCAATAATGATCACGAGGACACTGAAGATTTGGAACCAGGACAATATGATTACCCTATGGGCAATGTACATGATCTTgattcttctcctatagatgaacATGTCCCTGCAGTATCAAGAGAGCAAGATATAATAGTTCTGAGCGACTCTGATGATGATAACGTCACGGTGTTGTCTCCTAATGCTTTGAATTCCAGCTCAGCAGATGACACTGGCGATCCATTTCCACCTAACCCACCTGAAACTTCAGGAACGTGTGAGGAACAACCTGGAGGTGGTTTAGATGAGGCTTCATTTCTTACGTTCAGCGAAGATTTTGATGATCTGGCACAACTCTCATTTTGGCAGTATCCTTCAAATCCCCAGGATGATCCCGGCTTAAAGTTTACAAAGAATCTAGGTGAGATGCAAAACAACACTGCCAACCATCAACCTCTGCATgagccagcagcagcagcagcagcaaacctACCGGAACATGGACATAATAATTGCGTTGATGAAAGCCAAGCATCAGTTGCAAGTAATTGCGTCGATGAAAGTCTAATTACTGTCAAAAATGCGTCCCAGAAAAGGAGGAACCCTGAGGATGGAATGACAGCTTTAGATG CTTCAGTTCTGGATGATGGCTTGCCTGGGAAGAGACCTAGTGGTTCTTCGTCACTGCCTTGGCAGCAACGGTCAGTTCGACCAAGATTGATACTAGCAATCGACTCAGACTCTGAATAG